A genomic region of Porticoccaceae bacterium LTM1 contains the following coding sequences:
- a CDS encoding penicillin-binding transpeptidase domain-containing protein — protein MSRSAQSRTETPKLTIARWRFALVVLALLVMPIMLIWHIAGLQVLPDNDRGFEFLQSQGDARTVRTEEIVANRGLITDRNGSPLAVSTPVATLWANPQVLTREPADLARLADKLGLSLAELQRRLDRYQSKEFMYLSRQVSPAEADDVLALKLDGVHVRREYKRYYPAGEVVAQIVGVTNLDDMGQEGIELAFDSHLAGNPGAKRVLKDRKGHVIKELGLVRREEPGQDVALSIDLRLQYIAYRELKAAVNRFGAKAGSVVILDVGSGEVLAMANQPSFNPNAREDRNPSAMRNRAVTDRVEPGSTMKPLTMVAALESGKFKPSTQIDTGMGYVRVGYKDIKDPRGYGVLDLAGVLAKSSQVGTSKIALELDPFHVRDVFARTGLGQATGLEFPGEVDGYLPAPMRWDDVTRTTLAFGYGLNASPLQIAKSYLVLAADGFSKPVTLLKTGKQVTGEQVIEPEIAHQILEMMQQVVEPGGTGTKAALPAYQVAGKTGTSRKVAQTGGYDDTRHVALFAGAVPADNPRLVCVVMIDEPTVGEKHGGGKEAAPVFASVMDEALRLLQVPPNVPSDERVVALKKVPRQGGST, from the coding sequence ATGAGTCGCTCAGCGCAGTCCCGCACCGAAACACCAAAACTGACCATTGCCAGATGGCGCTTCGCACTCGTGGTATTGGCTCTATTGGTTATGCCGATCATGTTGATCTGGCATATCGCCGGATTGCAGGTGCTGCCGGATAACGATCGCGGCTTTGAATTTCTGCAAAGCCAGGGCGATGCCCGCACGGTGCGTACCGAAGAAATCGTTGCTAATCGCGGCCTGATTACCGATCGAAATGGTAGCCCGTTAGCGGTTAGCACACCTGTGGCCACCCTGTGGGCAAACCCCCAGGTGCTGACTCGCGAGCCTGCGGACCTCGCTCGGCTGGCAGATAAACTGGGGCTGTCATTGGCTGAGTTGCAACGTCGCCTGGACCGCTACCAGAGCAAAGAGTTTATGTATCTGAGTCGTCAGGTCAGCCCTGCAGAAGCAGATGATGTGTTGGCTCTGAAACTTGATGGAGTGCACGTTCGTCGCGAATACAAACGCTACTACCCGGCCGGGGAAGTGGTTGCGCAAATTGTTGGCGTTACCAATCTCGACGATATGGGCCAGGAAGGTATTGAGCTGGCTTTTGACAGTCACCTTGCGGGTAACCCGGGGGCCAAACGAGTGCTCAAGGATCGCAAAGGTCACGTGATCAAGGAGCTGGGACTGGTTCGCCGCGAGGAGCCTGGTCAGGATGTTGCCCTGAGTATAGATCTGCGTCTGCAGTATATCGCCTACCGTGAATTAAAAGCAGCGGTTAACCGCTTTGGCGCAAAGGCAGGCTCCGTGGTGATCCTGGATGTAGGCAGTGGTGAAGTGCTGGCGATGGCCAACCAGCCTTCCTTTAACCCCAATGCCCGAGAAGATCGCAATCCGTCCGCGATGCGCAATCGCGCGGTAACCGACCGGGTTGAGCCGGGTTCAACCATGAAGCCCCTGACTATGGTGGCGGCGCTGGAGAGTGGCAAGTTCAAACCATCTACCCAAATTGATACTGGCATGGGCTATGTGCGTGTTGGATATAAGGACATCAAGGACCCGCGGGGTTACGGTGTACTTGATCTGGCAGGTGTGTTGGCCAAGTCCAGCCAGGTGGGTACTTCGAAAATTGCCCTTGAGCTGGACCCGTTCCATGTTCGCGATGTGTTTGCCCGCACGGGTCTGGGGCAGGCTACTGGCCTCGAGTTTCCTGGTGAGGTGGATGGTTACCTCCCGGCGCCAATGCGCTGGGACGATGTTACCCGCACCACATTGGCATTTGGTTACGGTCTCAATGCGTCGCCCCTGCAAATCGCCAAATCCTATTTGGTGTTGGCGGCCGATGGCTTCTCCAAGCCGGTTACGTTGCTCAAGACAGGCAAACAAGTTACCGGTGAACAGGTCATCGAGCCGGAAATAGCACACCAGATACTTGAGATGATGCAACAGGTGGTTGAGCCAGGTGGAACCGGAACCAAAGCGGCTTTACCTGCTTACCAAGTTGCCGGGAAAACAGGTACTTCCCGCAAAGTGGCTCAAACCGGTGGGTACGATGATACCCGCCACGTAGCTCTGTTTGCCGGAGCGGTTCCTGCCGACAACCCAAGGTTGGTATGTGTGGTCATGATTGATGAACCCACTGTGGGTGAAAAGCATGGCGGTGGTAAAGAGGCCGCACCAGTATTTGCCAGCGTGATGGATGAGGCATTGCGGTTGCTTCAGGTGCCACCAAATGTACCCAGTGATGAACGGGTGGTTGCTCTCAAGAAAGTACCGCGGCAGGGAGGGTCAACATGA
- the ftsL gene encoding cell division protein FtsL gives MTAKSMNWMTTALWVGVIASALAVVRASHDCRALFAELGQLEKRSDQLQVEWGQLLLEQATLASFGSVEQAARDSLNMRAPASDDIVVVRQ, from the coding sequence ATGACAGCCAAGTCGATGAACTGGATGACCACAGCGCTTTGGGTCGGGGTGATTGCCTCGGCCCTTGCGGTTGTGCGTGCCAGTCACGATTGTCGAGCGCTGTTTGCCGAATTGGGTCAGCTCGAGAAACGCTCCGACCAGCTTCAGGTTGAGTGGGGGCAGCTGTTGCTGGAGCAGGCGACCCTGGCCTCGTTTGGTAGTGTTGAGCAGGCGGCACGCGATTCACTGAATATGCGCGCCCCGGCATCTGACGATATTGTGGTGGTGCGCCAATGA
- the ftsW gene encoding putative lipid II flippase FtsW, whose translation MMRLSMPTVNFSQLDSKLLLAVAALLSIGVIIIYSASISYAAANYGDNLFFLKRHLMYLAMGFAAAAVVLCVPVQFWYRNGLLLLGAAFFLLLVVLIPGVGRRVNGSQRWLAFGPLTLQVSELVKVAVVLFMAGYLHRHQVALRENWKEIIKPLAILGALVGLLLAEPDLGSSVVLAATVLAMLFFAGVKLWQVAALMGLAGGLLGLAALLSPYRLQRLVTYLDPWADQFGSGYQLTQSLIAFGRGEWFGLGLGNSIQKLFYLPEAHTDFVFAIFAEEFGLLGVAVVIGLFALLMWRVFAIVRLAVQQFNWFATYSVFGLGVLMAGQAFINIGVASGLLPTKGLTLPFISYGGSSLLVSCVMVALILRFGMELQQPDAKPVLRRSNKVRGTVEV comes from the coding sequence ATGATGCGCCTGTCAATGCCTACTGTGAATTTCAGTCAACTCGACAGCAAACTGCTTTTGGCAGTAGCTGCGCTATTAAGCATTGGCGTAATCATTATCTACTCGGCGTCAATCAGTTATGCCGCAGCCAACTACGGCGACAATTTGTTTTTCCTGAAGCGCCATCTGATGTATCTGGCGATGGGGTTTGCAGCGGCAGCGGTGGTGCTCTGTGTTCCTGTGCAGTTCTGGTATCGCAATGGTTTATTGCTGCTGGGTGCGGCTTTCTTCCTGCTGCTGGTGGTGCTTATTCCCGGAGTTGGTCGCCGGGTAAACGGCAGTCAGCGCTGGCTGGCGTTTGGCCCTCTGACCTTGCAGGTCTCGGAGCTGGTGAAAGTGGCGGTGGTGTTATTTATGGCCGGTTACTTGCACCGCCATCAAGTGGCACTGAGGGAAAACTGGAAAGAGATTATCAAGCCGCTGGCCATTTTGGGGGCCTTGGTTGGGCTGCTGTTGGCGGAGCCGGATCTGGGTTCATCGGTGGTGCTGGCAGCTACGGTGCTGGCAATGCTGTTCTTTGCTGGTGTGAAGTTGTGGCAGGTGGCTGCGCTGATGGGTTTGGCCGGTGGACTACTGGGGCTGGCGGCGCTTCTGTCTCCTTATCGTTTGCAGCGTCTTGTGACTTATCTTGATCCTTGGGCCGACCAGTTTGGAAGCGGCTACCAACTTACCCAGTCACTGATCGCTTTTGGTCGTGGTGAGTGGTTTGGTCTGGGTCTTGGTAACAGTATTCAAAAGTTGTTTTACCTGCCCGAAGCGCACACCGACTTTGTGTTTGCCATCTTCGCAGAAGAGTTTGGTCTGCTGGGTGTGGCGGTGGTGATCGGACTGTTTGCCCTGCTGATGTGGCGCGTCTTTGCCATCGTGCGTCTGGCGGTGCAGCAGTTCAACTGGTTTGCCACTTACTCGGTGTTTGGTCTCGGTGTGCTGATGGCGGGGCAGGCATTTATCAATATCGGTGTGGCGTCAGGATTACTGCCTACCAAGGGATTGACTCTTCCGTTTATCAGTTACGGCGGAAGTAGCTTGCTGGTGAGCTGCGTGATGGTGGCGCTGATTTTACGATTTGGAATGGAGTTGCAGCAGCCGGACGCCAAGCCGGTATTGCGTCGCAGCAACAAGGTTAGAGGAACAGTAGAAGTATGA
- the mraY gene encoding phospho-N-acetylmuramoyl-pentapeptide-transferase, which produces MFYWLADYLTQYFSAFGVVKYLTFRAILGVLTALGMSLWLGPIMIRRLNLLQIGQSVRTDGPQSHLSKSGTPTMGGALILMAIFAATLLWSDLSNRYVWVVLGVTFIFGAVGWVDDYRKVVEKNSRGLPARWKYFWQSVGGLGAAIFLYKTALTPAETSLYVPFFKDVVIPLAGLGGIGYIALTYFVIVGGSNAVNLTDGLDGLAIMPTVLVGGALGLFAYLTGHVEFANYLHIPYIAGAGELVVFCAALGGAGLGFLWFNTYPAQVFMGDVGALALGAALGVIAVIVRHEIVFFIMGGVFVMETLSVIIQVASFKLTGKRVFRMAPIHHHFELKGWPEPRVIVRFWIITVVLVLIGLATLKLR; this is translated from the coding sequence ATGTTTTATTGGCTGGCCGACTATTTAACTCAGTATTTCAGCGCCTTTGGGGTGGTGAAATATCTTACTTTTCGCGCAATTTTAGGTGTTTTGACTGCGCTGGGTATGTCGCTGTGGTTGGGACCGATCATGATTCGCCGTCTGAATCTGTTGCAGATCGGCCAGTCAGTGCGCACCGATGGACCGCAGAGTCACTTGAGTAAATCCGGTACCCCCACCATGGGCGGTGCACTGATTCTGATGGCGATTTTTGCCGCCACACTGCTCTGGTCCGACCTCAGCAACCGCTATGTGTGGGTGGTGCTGGGTGTCACTTTCATTTTTGGTGCTGTGGGTTGGGTCGACGATTACCGCAAGGTAGTGGAGAAAAATTCCCGCGGACTGCCGGCGCGCTGGAAATACTTCTGGCAATCGGTTGGCGGTCTGGGGGCTGCTATCTTCCTGTACAAAACTGCGTTAACTCCGGCCGAGACGTCGCTGTATGTACCGTTTTTCAAAGACGTAGTTATTCCGTTGGCTGGACTGGGCGGTATCGGCTATATCGCGCTTACCTACTTTGTAATTGTTGGCGGCAGTAATGCGGTTAACCTCACCGACGGTCTCGACGGCCTGGCCATTATGCCGACCGTACTGGTGGGTGGCGCATTGGGTTTGTTTGCCTACCTGACCGGCCACGTTGAGTTTGCCAACTACCTCCATATTCCCTACATCGCCGGTGCCGGTGAGTTGGTGGTTTTCTGTGCGGCACTGGGTGGTGCCGGCCTTGGATTCCTGTGGTTCAACACCTATCCGGCGCAAGTGTTTATGGGTGATGTCGGCGCGCTGGCGCTGGGTGCGGCACTTGGTGTGATAGCAGTGATTGTTCGCCACGAAATTGTATTTTTCATCATGGGTGGTGTGTTCGTGATGGAGACCCTGTCGGTGATTATTCAGGTTGCCTCCTTCAAATTGACCGGCAAGCGGGTATTTCGCATGGCGCCGATTCACCACCACTTTGAACTGAAAGGCTGGCCGGAGCCGCGAGTGATTGTGCGCTTCTGGATCATCACCGTGGTGTTGGTGCTGATTGGTCTGGCCACCCTGAAGTTGCGTTAA
- the murG gene encoding undecaprenyldiphospho-muramoylpentapeptide beta-N-acetylglucosaminyltransferase, translating into MSAKQKRIMVMAGGTGGHVFPALAVARELRSRGVEIEWFGTQRGIESQLVPANDIPLHFIEVAGVRGKGVMTLLKAPFLLLKAVSQAKALLKERQPDAVLGMGGFASGPGGLAAKMLGIPVVIHEQNAVAGTTNRYLSKLAKRVMEAFPGSLPKGELCGNPVRDEISQLPEPAQRLQRNGDRPHLLVLGGSLGAQAINDTLPEAIKRLPANERPLIWHQAGRDRAVPTSEKYSDAGVDAQVVPFIDDMAEAYGWADLVVCRSGALTVSELAAAGVGSVLIPYPHAIDDHQTKNGQWLVNKGAARMMQQAEMSPEKLAVMLQQLLADREQLLVMASNARQLAQPQATEMVANACQEVMQ; encoded by the coding sequence ATGAGCGCGAAGCAGAAACGCATCATGGTAATGGCTGGTGGAACCGGGGGGCACGTTTTCCCGGCGCTGGCTGTTGCCCGTGAATTGCGCTCCCGCGGAGTCGAAATCGAGTGGTTTGGCACTCAGCGCGGTATCGAATCGCAACTGGTGCCAGCTAACGATATACCGCTGCACTTTATTGAGGTGGCCGGAGTGCGGGGTAAAGGTGTGATGACCCTGCTGAAAGCACCGTTCCTGCTGCTAAAAGCGGTATCCCAGGCCAAGGCGCTGCTTAAAGAACGCCAGCCCGATGCGGTTTTGGGAATGGGTGGCTTTGCTTCTGGCCCCGGGGGGTTGGCTGCAAAAATGTTGGGCATTCCAGTGGTGATCCACGAACAGAATGCGGTAGCGGGAACCACCAACCGCTATCTGTCCAAACTGGCCAAGCGAGTGATGGAAGCGTTTCCGGGGTCGTTGCCAAAAGGCGAACTGTGCGGTAATCCGGTACGTGATGAGATCAGTCAATTGCCGGAGCCTGCACAGAGATTGCAGCGCAATGGCGACCGTCCGCACCTGCTGGTGCTGGGTGGCAGCCTTGGTGCCCAGGCCATTAACGACACTCTGCCGGAGGCGATCAAACGCCTCCCGGCCAATGAGCGTCCGCTGATCTGGCATCAGGCCGGGCGTGATCGTGCGGTACCGACCTCGGAAAAATACAGTGACGCTGGTGTGGATGCCCAGGTGGTGCCTTTTATCGACGATATGGCGGAAGCCTACGGCTGGGCAGATCTGGTGGTTTGTCGGTCAGGTGCCTTGACCGTGTCTGAGTTGGCGGCAGCAGGTGTTGGCTCTGTGCTGATTCCTTATCCCCACGCCATCGATGATCACCAGACCAAGAATGGTCAGTGGCTGGTGAATAAAGGCGCTGCTCGCATGATGCAGCAGGCGGAAATGAGCCCGGAAAAACTGGCGGTAATGCTTCAGCAGTTGCTGGCAGACCGTGAACAATTGTTGGTGATGGCCAGCAATGCAAGGCAGTTGGCACAACCCCAAGCGACCGAAATGGTGGCCAATGCCTGTCAGGAGGTTATGCAGTGA
- the murD gene encoding UDP-N-acetylmuramoyl-L-alanine--D-glutamate ligase, with the protein MTNRTQQVDRKVTAVLGIGVTGLSVARFLAARGESFVMMDTRQAPAMLASFKSEFPRVPVFLAESCFEQLGPVKELIVSPGLAPTDKLLVAAKEQGIRVVGDIELFARYAKAPVVAITGSNGKSTVTELLGDMARRAGVHVGVGGNLGVPALELLDDRCELYVLELSSFQLEIVDSLQPAVACILNVSEDHLDRYASMADYLAAKQRIFTGARHIVFNRDDAVTQSPLANVETSSFGVDNAAGDFSVAEISGDLWLCGPEGGLLAVSDLRIKGRHNWANALAALAMGAVVGLPENAMLDSLREFPGLAHRCQTVREFKGVTYINDSKATNVGATLAALDGLVVEGHKNIVWIAGGDGKGADFAELKPAVAKSVKETLLIGKDGPQIAQLVAGVCGVETVDTIAKAVNRAQQIAMPGDLVLLSPACSSLDMFRNFEERGDTFVAAVGALS; encoded by the coding sequence ATGACAAACCGGACTCAACAAGTGGATCGAAAAGTGACGGCGGTGCTCGGCATCGGCGTTACCGGTCTGTCTGTGGCGCGTTTTTTAGCGGCGCGCGGTGAGTCATTTGTGATGATGGATACCCGTCAGGCTCCTGCAATGCTGGCCAGCTTCAAGTCGGAGTTTCCCCGGGTTCCGGTTTTTCTGGCTGAGTCCTGCTTTGAACAGCTTGGCCCGGTAAAAGAGCTGATTGTCAGTCCAGGCCTGGCGCCCACCGACAAGTTGCTGGTGGCAGCGAAAGAGCAGGGTATCAGGGTCGTTGGTGATATCGAATTGTTTGCTCGCTATGCCAAGGCCCCTGTGGTGGCGATTACCGGCTCTAACGGCAAGAGCACTGTTACCGAACTGCTCGGTGATATGGCACGTCGTGCCGGAGTCCATGTTGGTGTAGGCGGCAACCTCGGAGTGCCAGCGCTAGAGCTGCTGGATGATCGCTGCGAGCTTTATGTATTGGAGCTGTCCAGCTTCCAGCTGGAAATTGTTGACTCACTGCAACCGGCAGTAGCCTGCATTCTGAATGTGTCGGAAGACCATCTGGATCGCTATGCGTCCATGGCTGATTATCTGGCTGCCAAACAGCGCATTTTCACAGGTGCCAGACACATTGTGTTTAACCGCGATGACGCTGTGACCCAGTCGCCGTTGGCTAATGTGGAGACCAGCAGCTTTGGTGTGGATAACGCAGCGGGTGATTTTTCGGTGGCTGAGATCAGTGGCGATCTCTGGCTGTGTGGTCCTGAAGGCGGGCTGCTGGCCGTGAGTGATCTGCGCATCAAAGGCCGTCACAACTGGGCTAATGCCCTGGCTGCGCTGGCGATGGGTGCTGTAGTTGGTCTGCCGGAAAACGCGATGCTCGATTCACTTCGGGAGTTTCCCGGTTTAGCGCACCGCTGCCAGACCGTACGCGAATTTAAAGGTGTTACTTACATCAACGATTCCAAAGCCACCAATGTCGGTGCCACCTTGGCGGCACTGGATGGGTTGGTAGTGGAAGGGCATAAAAATATTGTCTGGATCGCCGGCGGTGACGGAAAAGGCGCTGACTTTGCCGAGCTGAAACCGGCAGTTGCGAAAAGTGTGAAAGAGACCCTGCTGATCGGCAAAGACGGTCCTCAGATTGCCCAACTGGTAGCGGGCGTTTGTGGTGTTGAGACTGTCGATACTATTGCGAAAGCGGTCAACCGCGCACAGCAGATTGCCATGCCGGGTGACCTGGTATTGCTGTCGCCAGCCTGCTCCAGTCTCGATATGTTTCGCAACTTTGAAGAGCGCGGTGATACCTTTGTTGCGGCAGTGGGGGCATTGTCATGA
- a CDS encoding UDP-N-acetylmuramoyl-L-alanyl-D-glutamate--2,6-diaminopimelate ligase — protein MMALQHTDKNKHATLTELLVGVELLSGQESLQVTSLTADSRQVVPGSLFLACPGLTVDGRQFMKAAAGQGAVAIAAEAEGLDAFEAPAGVAVIPVQGLSTRLSTIAGRFYGNPSEHMKVTGITGTNGKTTCSQLLAQLLALLGEPTGVLGTLGYGLFDQKTVNLLGERAATFVDVGMTTPDAIKVQEVLANLLDESATHFCMEVSSHSLDQGRVADVAFHTAIFTNLSRDHLDYHGDMDSYLRAKAQLFATEGLQLAIINADDPCSEHLADQFDDSICCLRFGIDNRKADIVASEVELTDSGVEARLTTPWGTGVLSSRLLGEFNVSNLLAVVAAACGQGHALQEVLALIPKLYPVAGRMEVVSTHYRPVVVVDYAHTPDALEKALTSLRPLCRGQLWCVFGCGGNRDAGKRPQMGALAAQLADRVVVTSDNPRGEGPEQIITEIRAGMPSSEFIHCEVDRRAAIEYAIANAAAEDCVLIAGKGHETYQEVNGVRHEFDDRNEARAALEQCGQRGGQAND, from the coding sequence ATGATGGCCCTGCAACATACAGACAAGAACAAACACGCGACGCTGACTGAATTACTGGTTGGCGTCGAACTGCTTTCTGGCCAGGAAAGTCTGCAGGTTACTTCGCTGACCGCCGATAGTCGCCAAGTTGTGCCGGGATCGCTATTTCTGGCGTGCCCCGGTCTGACCGTCGACGGTCGCCAGTTTATGAAGGCTGCCGCTGGGCAAGGTGCGGTAGCAATTGCGGCTGAAGCTGAGGGGCTCGATGCATTTGAGGCTCCGGCCGGCGTTGCAGTGATTCCGGTTCAGGGGCTTTCTACCAGGCTCAGTACCATCGCTGGCCGCTTTTATGGCAACCCGTCGGAACACATGAAAGTGACCGGTATTACCGGCACTAATGGTAAAACCACCTGCAGCCAGTTACTGGCACAGCTACTGGCGCTGTTGGGTGAGCCGACCGGTGTGCTTGGCACGCTTGGCTATGGCCTGTTTGATCAGAAAACCGTGAATTTGCTGGGGGAAAGGGCAGCGACTTTCGTCGACGTCGGTATGACCACGCCAGACGCCATAAAAGTACAAGAGGTGCTTGCGAATCTGCTGGACGAAAGCGCTACCCATTTCTGCATGGAAGTCTCTTCCCACAGCCTTGATCAGGGCCGAGTGGCGGATGTTGCATTCCACACCGCGATCTTTACCAACCTCAGTCGGGATCATCTGGACTACCACGGCGATATGGACAGTTACCTGCGCGCCAAAGCGCAGCTGTTCGCCACTGAAGGTTTGCAGTTGGCAATCATCAATGCTGACGACCCCTGCAGTGAGCATCTGGCCGACCAGTTTGACGACAGTATCTGTTGCTTGCGTTTCGGTATCGACAACCGCAAAGCCGATATTGTGGCCAGCGAAGTGGAGTTGACCGATAGCGGTGTCGAAGCGCGCCTGACCACCCCGTGGGGAACAGGGGTGCTAAGCAGTCGCCTCTTGGGTGAATTCAATGTCAGTAACCTGCTTGCGGTGGTGGCGGCAGCCTGTGGTCAGGGGCATGCCCTGCAAGAAGTTCTGGCGCTGATTCCCAAGCTATACCCTGTTGCAGGTCGCATGGAGGTTGTGAGTACTCACTATCGTCCAGTGGTTGTTGTTGATTATGCACACACCCCGGATGCACTGGAAAAAGCTCTGACTTCGCTACGCCCACTGTGTCGTGGCCAGTTGTGGTGTGTTTTTGGCTGTGGCGGTAATAGGGATGCCGGCAAGCGCCCACAAATGGGGGCGTTAGCTGCGCAATTGGCTGATCGCGTTGTGGTCACCAGTGATAATCCGCGCGGAGAGGGCCCGGAACAAATTATTACCGAAATTCGCGCCGGTATGCCGAGCAGTGAATTTATTCATTGCGAGGTAGATCGTCGCGCTGCCATCGAATACGCCATTGCCAACGCAGCAGCGGAAGACTGCGTACTGATCGCTGGCAAGGGCCATGAAACCTATCAGGAAGTAAACGGCGTGCGCCACGAATTTGATGATCGAAATGAAGCGCGGGCTGCGCTTGAACAATGTGGGCAAAGAGGGGGGCAGGCAAATGATTGA
- the murF gene encoding UDP-N-acetylmuramoyl-tripeptide--D-alanyl-D-alanine ligase, which yields MIDQLTLSRAAIEYGGTLVYPDCAFDQVSTDTRQIGEGQLFVALRGENFDAHQFLGQAAQSACGLVVEKADTSLSVPQWVVPDTTVALGQIARLNRTAFDGRMVAVTGSAGKTTVKEMLAAIFAHQDGADAVLATRGNLNNHIGVPLTLMSLTEKHRSAVIEMGASGPNEIGYLCNMASPDVALVNNVLPAHVEGFGSVEGIARAKGEIYQQLKRNATAVLNLDEVYEELWRSYIGERRCLTFSVSRRDANVRAAEVTQDALGRCHFRLETPVGATDIQLSIPGRHNVANALAAAAVAIAAGAGLAEVAKGLKSAKTVAGRMDIKELPTGDYLIDDSYNANPGSVKAAIDSLVTMPGRTILVLGDMAELGADEVEMHAEVGRYAANHGVAQLYTAGKLTAFTSDAFGEGVHCESKRQLIEALAPQLGSGVTILVKGSRSAGMDDVVKALEAEASTTGE from the coding sequence ATGATTGATCAGCTGACTCTGTCCCGCGCGGCTATCGAATACGGCGGCACTCTGGTCTACCCGGATTGTGCGTTCGACCAAGTGTCTACCGATACTCGCCAAATCGGCGAAGGTCAATTGTTTGTGGCATTGCGTGGTGAGAACTTCGACGCCCATCAGTTTTTGGGTCAGGCTGCTCAATCCGCCTGCGGGTTGGTGGTGGAAAAAGCCGATACCAGTTTGTCGGTACCGCAATGGGTGGTGCCGGATACCACCGTTGCGCTCGGCCAGATTGCCCGCCTCAATCGCACTGCCTTTGACGGCCGTATGGTTGCAGTGACCGGCAGTGCAGGTAAAACAACGGTCAAAGAGATGCTGGCGGCGATTTTTGCCCACCAGGATGGTGCTGATGCGGTGCTTGCTACCCGTGGCAATCTCAATAATCACATCGGCGTACCGCTTACCTTGATGTCCCTGACTGAAAAACATCGCAGTGCAGTGATCGAAATGGGGGCGAGTGGCCCCAACGAAATTGGTTATCTGTGCAACATGGCGAGTCCCGATGTGGCACTGGTCAACAATGTGTTACCTGCTCATGTGGAAGGCTTTGGCAGCGTGGAAGGTATTGCTCGTGCCAAGGGTGAGATCTATCAACAGCTCAAGCGAAACGCTACTGCAGTACTGAATCTGGATGAAGTCTATGAAGAGTTGTGGCGCTCCTATATTGGCGAGCGTCGCTGCCTGACCTTCAGTGTTAGCCGTCGCGACGCCAATGTGCGTGCTGCAGAGGTTACCCAGGATGCTTTGGGTCGCTGTCATTTTCGCCTGGAAACACCAGTTGGTGCTACCGACATTCAACTATCGATTCCCGGTCGTCACAACGTGGCCAATGCGCTGGCCGCAGCTGCCGTTGCGATTGCTGCTGGAGCCGGTCTGGCGGAAGTGGCGAAAGGCTTGAAATCGGCCAAAACCGTTGCTGGCCGTATGGACATTAAAGAGCTGCCAACAGGCGATTACCTGATCGATGACAGTTACAACGCCAATCCGGGATCAGTGAAGGCTGCCATCGACAGTCTGGTAACAATGCCGGGCCGCACCATTCTGGTGCTGGGTGATATGGCGGAGTTGGGTGCGGATGAAGTGGAGATGCACGCTGAGGTCGGGCGTTACGCCGCGAATCATGGCGTTGCTCAGCTCTACACCGCTGGAAAATTAACTGCTTTCACCAGTGATGCGTTTGGTGAAGGTGTTCATTGCGAAAGCAAAAGGCAATTAATCGAGGCGCTGGCGCCCCAGTTGGGTTCGGGGGTGACGATTTTGGTAAAAGGATCGCGCAGTGCCGGTATGGATGATGTGGTTAAAGCCTTGGAGGCTGAAGCTTCCACTACAGGAGAATAA